Proteins encoded by one window of Portunus trituberculatus isolate SZX2019 chromosome 27, ASM1759143v1, whole genome shotgun sequence:
- the LOC123509798 gene encoding U4/U6 small nuclear ribonucleoprotein Prp31-like: protein MSLADELLNDFEDGEEEELLATELQARENGAKDAFSDDFKVPLAKPVLRSVRQVAKLWDSQKLKDIKDLIEKYASKLRKAEDLQGPVEGDPEYKLIVEANNINVDIEDEIGTIHKFVKEKYAKRFPELESLVVNPLEYLNAVRELGNDVDKIKNSEALAMILTQATIMVVSVTASTTQGTLLTEEELDAIEEACKMAQDLNTTKIRILEYVESRMSFIAPNLSCIVGASTAAKLMGAAGGLTNLSKMPASNVLLIGKQKKTMIGMAQTSMLPHAGYIYNCEIVQEAPTDLRSKAARIVACKATLAARVDSMHGSPNGAQGLRFREEVEKKLDKLQEPPPVKSIKPLPQPIDAPGKKRGGRRVLKMKERMAVTDLRKAQNRMNFGEIEEDAYQDDLGYTRGTLGKGGAGRIRKITVDEKTRVRLSKTLQKEVQRQSLGGQTTVRRQVAGTASSVAFTPLQGLEIVNPQAAENSNSANGNKYFSNVLGFKRVNK, encoded by the exons ATGTCATTAGCCGACGAACTTCTCAACGACTTcgaggatggagaagaggaggagctgctGGCCACTGAATTACAAGCAAGGGAAAATG GTGCCAAGGATGCATTCAGTGACGACTTCAAAGTACCCTTGGCTAAGCCAGTGCTGCGGTCTGTGCGACAAGTGGCCAAGCTGTGGGACTCTCAGAAATTAAAGGATATTAAAGATCTCATAGAGAAGTATGCCTCCAAACTAAGGAAGGCAGAGGATCTACAAGGGCCTGTAGAAGGAGATCCAGAGTATAAGCTTATAGTTGAAGCAAACAATATTAATGTAGACATTGAAGATGAAATTGGCACCATACATAAATTTGTCAAGGAGAAATATGCTAAGAGATTCCCTGAACTGGAGTCCTTAGTAGTGAACCCTCTTGAGTATCTTAATGCAGTACGAGAGTTGGGGAATGATgtggataaaataaaaaatagtgaagctcTAGCAATGATCCTGACACAGGCAACAATTATGGTGGTGAGTGTAACAGCATCCACTACCCAGGGTACACTGCTCACTGAAGAAGAGCTTGATGCCATTGAGGAGGCATGCAAAATGGCCCAGGATCTCAATACTACCAAGATTAGAATTCTTGAGTATGTGGAAAGCAGAATGAGCTTCATTGCTCCAAATCTTTCTTGTATAGTGGGAGCATCGACAGCAGCAAAACTGATGGGAGCAGCAGGGGGTCTCACTAATCTGTCCAAAATGCCAGCAAGTAATGTTCTACTAAttgggaaacaaaagaaaacaatgattgGAATGGCACAGACATCAATGTTGCCACATGCAGGCTACATATACAACTGTGAAATTGTGCAAGAGGCTCCTACAGACCTGCGATCCAAAGCTGCCCGTATAGTGGCCTGCAAAGCAACTCTTGCAGCCAGAGTGGACAGCATGCATGGAAGCCCCAATGGTGCTCAAGGACTACGCTtcagggaggaagtggagaagaaatTGGACAAGCTTCAAGAACCTCCACCAGTGAAATCCATCAAGCCTCTCCCTCAGCCCATTGATGCTCCTGGAAAGAAACGAGGTGGTCGCAGAGTTCTCAAGATGAAGGAACGCATGGCAGTCACAGATCTTCGCAAGGCTCAAAACag AATGAACTTTGGTGAGATAGAGGAAGATGCATATCAAGATGACCTTGGTTACACGAGGGGAACCCTTGGGAAGGGTGGTGCTGGACGCATCCGTAAAATTACTGTAGATGAGAAGACAAGGGTGCGTCTATCCAAGACGCTTCAAAAAGAAGTTCAGAGACAGTCCTTGGGTGGACAGACAACTGTGCGGCGGCAGGTTGCAGGTACAGCCTCCAGTGTGGCCTTTACACCACTGCAGGGCCTGGAGATTGTCAATCCCCAAGCTGCCGAGAACAGCAACAGTGCCAATGGCAACAAATATTTCTCTAATGTGTTGGGCTTCAAAAGAGTCAACAAATGA
- the LOC123509800 gene encoding LOW QUALITY PROTEIN: suppressor of SWI4 1 homolog (The sequence of the model RefSeq protein was modified relative to this genomic sequence to represent the inferred CDS: inserted 1 base in 1 codon), giving the protein MPRRKLGRLTRKNKREAKTRTVTEQHPQCFVIIRGNAGPSLSKLMQDFRSVMEPNTASRLKNTKRNTLKDFVAIAATLHVTHLVIFSQTKLGMYLKLCRLPHGPSLIFRIKNFAQCKDVLSTIKKQHTNPGMYLMGPCLMTNLQPEEGDLQLQLAAKMFLDMFPTITPHEAKTKSIQRCCLIHFDAEEGVFDFRHYAIQVVPVGLSKAVKKFKKRKLPDLSNFADVSEYMTKSGMLSESEAEDDPSAHVTVPPSKKASKKLGPQKSSVRLSELGPRLTLELLKIEEGLLXGKVLYSSLYIKSAEEKLELEKRRKVKKQLKAKRKKEQEENVEAKKKKKEEHKKKCLEGMSSKKENGGKVEAEEEEDEDDDAEYFREEVGEEPDAELFQKKDVSPHKRKRTGGKPPKKKLKSK; this is encoded by the exons ATGCCTCGTAGGAAATTG GGACGTTTgactagaaaaaataagagggaagcTAAGACTCGGACTGTTACTGAGCAACACCCACAATGCTTTGTTATCATCAGAGGCAATGCTGGGCCAAGTCTCAGCAAACTAATGCAAGATTTTCGAAGTGTGATGGAACCCAACACAGCCTCCAGACTCAAG AACACCAAAAGGAACACACTCAAGGACTTCGTAGCCATAGCAGCCACCCTACATGTGACACATTTGGTCATCTTTAGTCAGACAAAATTGGGCATGTACCTCAAGCTGTGTCGGCTGCCCCATGGACCTTCGCTCATCTTCAG GATAAAGAACTTTGCACAGTGTAAAGATGTATTGTCAACCATTAAGAAGCAACACACCAATCCTGGCATGTATCTGATGGGACCATGCCTGATGACTAATCTACAGCCTGAAGAGGGGGATCTACAGCTCCAGCTTGCAGCCAAGATGTTCCTCGACATGTTCCCTACCATCACTCCACATGAG GCTAAAACAAAATCCATACAGCGGTGTTGCTTGATACACTTTGATGCTGAGGAAGGAGTCTTTGATTTTCGTCACTATGCCATCCAGGTTGTCCCTGTTGGGCTCTCAAAAGCTgtaaagaaatttaaaaaaaggaagttacCAGACCTCAGCAATTTTGCTGATGTGTCTGAGTATATGACCAA ATCTGGTATGCTGTCTGAGAGTGAGGCAGAAGATGACCCCTCAGCTCATGTCACAGTGCCACCCTCCAAAAAAGCATCAAAGAAACTTGGCCCACAGAAGTCATCAGTAAGATTAAGTGAACTGGGCCCAAGGCTGACCCTCGAG CTACTGAAAATTGAAGAAGGGTTAC GAGGAAAAGTATTGTACAGCAGCCTATACATCAAGTCTGCAGAAGAAAAGTTGGAactggagaaaagaaggaaagttaaaaA ACAACTTaaagcaaagaggaaaaaagaacaggaagaaaatgttgaggctaagaaaaagaagaaagaggaacataaGAAGAAGTGTCTTGAGGGGATGagttcaaagaaagaaaatggaggaaaggtagaagcagaggaagaggaggatgaagatgatgatgcagAGTATTTCAGAGAAGAAGTTGGAGAAGAACCAGATGCAg aaCTGTTCCAAAAGAAAGATGTTTCTccacacaaaaggaaaaggactggTGGTAAACCTCCTAAGAAAAAGCTTAAAAGTAAATAG